The window TGTTAACATCGTAGTTTTTGTATTATTGATTATTGCCTAACTTTGTCTCGAAATGAAATGTCCTAGTCTTAGAAGCAATAAAGTAAATTAAACCAACAAAGGCGAAAATGGTGAATATTTACTCAGCATTTCATGTTTAAATTTTGCTATTTTGATGTCTTCTTTTTTATAATCCTTCATCAGTTACTTCTCTATTGAGTCGAGGATCTTCGAAAACAGAATTTTTATTCCATAAAAATAGGGTTAAGATTTGCGTATATCTTACTTAGACCCCACCTGTAAGATTACACTGATATGTTGTTGTATTTCATGTTTAAATCATGTCAACAAATATATGATATGTAATTGTACATAATTTTTTagtattaattataattaattaatgCATATCTTTGTATCATTAAACTACTTAACTAAACTAAGTTTATATATACAATAATACCTCTCTATAACACCATCCTTATTTAACCTCTTTATAACAAACAAGTTTTTTTGGAATTaatattttatgttatattttatctTTCTATAATAGCAGTGACAAAGCCAAAAAATTTGTCAAAGGTGTTCgaatttatataatatatattttaaggGTGTTCAATATATGACATATCTTTGTAATACGTAATAATTAATAGATCTATGCGGTATAATTTTTCACGCAAGAATGTTTGGTTGAACACCGTGTTATGCTGTGGCCCCGCCATTGTATAACAACTTTTTACTTATGACAACAATACCATCTGTATATTATAAAGTATGCCCTTTATAAAATTAGCCCTctataacaatttttttttttggtaatataatgaTTAATCATCTTTATAAGAATGgaatctctaagattaccaataaTAGGTCTAGAAATTTTGATCAAATattttaatacactatttattaCAAAGATTATTATATGAATATACATTTTGATCATTAAAAGATTTTTCTTCATTATACAAAGTGTGAGTAAGCTTAGGATTGaccattaaaaataaaaaagttagaTTTATGCCTTTTTTCTATAACAGTGAAATACTATTTAAATGCCAATGCAGTTATAGGtgcatacaaaaaaaaaaaaatcagactcAACGATGCTATCATAGAGAGATTTGACTATATGTATCACAAACATTCGAGGTAAGTAGTACTCCCtcagtccatttttacttgtcctctaactaaaaataaatattcacttttatttgtccaatttaaaaaatcaaaataGAATTGAACACTTAGTTCCTAATTTAGCTTTATTATTTACTATAATCGCTTATCAATGCATTTTTCAAAACATTGCATTTGTTATATTTAAAGGGATATatagtaaaattatcattttatttttgACTCCTTGCTAGACGTGTCAAGTCATACATGACAAGTAAAACTGAAGGGACCGAGTACTATTTTTGGAAAGAAAATTAGAGCTTGTAAGAAACAAAATTATCATAACAAACTAGGGTCCCAAAAAAACTATGGACTTGCAATAAAGTTTTCTGTTATAGGAAACATGGAGGAAACATCATCTAATCCAAATACAATAACAACTTTTTTCCcttaaaaagaaaaatcaataTAGTCATGGGCGTATAATCCACTCTTcatcaatctctctctctagtCTCTTTTTCTCTCTATAGTTATTAATAACAAAATCTCAGTTTCATCTCTCTCTAGAAAATATTCCAAAACATGGGTGATGATTCGATACCTGCCCATCCACTGAATGTTACCGGAGACGAGTTTGACGGTCTTCCTGTACCACCACTCGACCCTACCTATTTTACCCAACACATGAACGCACCAGATCAAGATTTTCCAATGGAATTCCAACAACATGATTTCATGCTTGATGACCTTGATTTTGATTTGTCTTTCGATGATTTCTTCCTTAATCCTCCTAatactgatgatgatgatgccttTCTTAACCCTAATTACCTGGCCGATTGTGTCGGGTCGGATCAGGGTTCTGACCCCGATCAGAAGGACCCGAATTGGTTAGGTCAACCTGCGAGTCAATCGATTGGGGATTTTGATGATTCGAAGGGGATTTTACCTCCGGGTTCAAATTCGGGTCAGATAAACCCTAATTGTCAATTAATTGGGGATTTTGACAATTCTTCTAGAGATCTCAAGTCATCATCAGCGGAATTGAGCAATTTTGCAGGTAATGTGCTAAATAGTTGGTCAAAACCCAGCCTGCCCTCAATTCTTAGTGAGTTTTAATTGCTgtttttgttcttttataattttttaataccTAATAAAattgttatttttctttattatggGTATAGATgacatatcaaataaaaaaatgcctatttgaaaatattttggcAAGATTTCTCAGGGATCAATTTGAGCTGAATTGGGCTAAAAAGCGGGTCAAAATCCAACCCActcaattcttactaagttttaattgCTTTATTTGTTCTTTTTATAATGTTTTACTAGTACCTAATAAAGTTAGTATTACTTTTCATTATTATGGTTGTATATAACATGTCAAATAAAAGAAATgtctttttgaaaaatattttgacaagatttctcatggatCAATTTGAGCTGAAATGGGCTGAGCTAATAAATGGGCGGGTCACTAACCAGCTCAAACTTAGGCAGGCTATGATtttatgggctaattttgccTCCTTTATTTGCAGGTAATCAGGCAGATGGAGGTGTTATGGTAATGGACACGTCGTCACCGGAGCTTCGTCAGAGTTCGAACAGCTCGGGAGTTTCGATTGGTGTGTCACCGTTGTTGGACCAGGTTTCTGGCGATGTATCCGGGTACTTGAACGTGCCATCACCCGAGTCCAATGGATCCAACCATGAGGGTTCTTTGGAGTCTAGGAGTGATAACAAAGGTTTGAGTGATGCTAAGGTTTTGAATTATCATTCACCGGAGTCGCAGGGTTCGGGGAATTGTGGTTCAAATCTCTCAGAAGGGCTGAATTATCTATCAGATTCGAACAAATCGGTACATTCTTCTCCGAATTTAGGAAATAATTCGATAAAAAGTGGAGTTGTGGAACAGAAGTTTAAATTAGATGGTGTGAATGCTAATATATGTAACTCTACCTCTAGCTCCCTGTTGAAAAGGAAAAAGGTTAGTGAAGATTCGAATACCGTAAGCAAACTCCAAAAATCGCCTAATTTTTCGTTGAGTGATAATGTTAATAACGATGAAGACGAAAAGAAGATAGCTAGATTGATTAGGAATAGGGAAAGTGCTCAATTGTCAAGGCAAAGAAAGAAGCACTATGTTGAGGAATTAGAGGATAAAGTTAGAATGATGCATTCTACAATTCAAGATCTGAATGCTAAGATATCATATATGATGGCGGAAAATGCAACTCTAAGGGGACAGATGGGAGGTAGTGGTGTACCTCCGCAAGTGCCACCACCCCCTGGGATGTATCCCCAGACTCCTGTGATGTATCCGTGGATGCCGTATGCACCACCTTATATGATGAAGCCACAAGGATCACAAGTGCCATTGGTTCCCATTCCAAAGTTGAAACCACAGTCTGCAGTGGCCACACCAAAAAGTAGCAAGAAAGTGGAGAAAAAGAAGAGTGAGGTGAAAACTAAGAAGGTCGCGAGTATTAGTTTCCTTGGCGTGTTGTTCTTCATGCTGCTCTTTGGTGGGTTGGTTCCTTTGTTGAATGTGAGATATGGGGGAACAAGGGAACCGTTTTTGAGTGGAGATTCTTTTGGGAGTGGATTTTACGAAAAACATCATGGAAGAGTCTTGTCTGTTGACGGGCCTGTGAATGGGAGTGGTTATTCTGGGAAATACGGTGGAAAAGATTATAGCTCACATTGTGGGCCGGGGGGTCGGGTTGAAAGCAATCAGCAAAATATTAATAAGGCTGCAGATGAGTTTGTTCACGTGGGCAATGGCAGCGACCCTCTAGCAGCGTCTTTGTATGTCCCGAGGAATGATAAACTCGTTAAGATTGACGGGAACTTGATAATTCAGTCTGTATTGGCAAGTGAGAAAGCCATGGCATCTCATGGAAGTGCTGATAAGAACAATAAAGAGACAGGCCTTGCTGTTCCTGGAGATTTAGCCCCTGCTATCCCAGGAAGCCATCCTCGCCTTTATCGAGGACAACGGGCTCTTGGATCTGGGGAGAAGGAGAATGCAAAGTCAACTATGCAGCAGTGGTTCCTTGAAGGTGTTGCTGGTTAGTGCTGTTCAATCTAGACTTACTCTATTAATTTTTATCTTTGTGGTATGTGTGAGCGGTTTAAGGACCTCTTATCATTTAACTCATGTTatgcttttcttttttccttttttagttTAAATCTGTTATTCTTGATAGAAATGTAATCCTCTGGCAATTACACTCTAAACAAGTTTCTACGGAGGCAAATCTGGTTATGGGTGGCCTCTCTTTCACATGTTTGCCATGAGAATTTAGGCATTTAAGTTGCTAGGAATGACTTTTTTCTTGTGCAGTGCTTTCCTTAATTCTATATCTGACCTCGCTGTATGACCCTCAAGGGTACATGTTGTAGCAAATTTTATGGTTTGAGAAGCCTTCTGCTTTCCAGTCTTTTAATTCATTTTTTGTGTTCATTTGGGCAGGACCTTTGTTGAGTTCAGGCATGTGTACAGAAGTATTCCAGTTCGATGTGTCATCTTCTGCTCCAGGAGGCATAGTTCCTGCTACTAATGCGAGAAACTTATCTATAGAAGAAAGGCAGAATGACACGCGTGTCCACAGAAATAGAAGGATCCTCAATGGTCCTTCCGTTTCCCTTTCTAGTTCGTCTCACAACATTTCGAAAGAACAAACTGGAAAGCAAGAGAACTTAAGTGGAAACAAGTCACTTTCTTCCATGGTTGTATCTGTTCTCGTTGATCCGAGAGAGGCAGGTGATGGTGACGGTGATGGCATGATGGGTCCCAAGTCCCTCTCTCGGATATTCGTTGTTGTGCTGATCGACAGTGTCAAGTATGTCACCTATTCTTGCATGCTTCCATTTAAAGGATCTGCTCCTCTGGTGACTACCTGAAGAATGGAGTATTCATGTAGCAGAAGCATCATTGATGACCAATTTTGTAGATAGCATAAGATGTAATAGTCCTCACTGTTCACATAACTTCAATATGTAATAGTAAGTATTACTATAAACAGCTATCATTAACTTATGGAGGGTGCTGGTCTTCGTCTTTATGTGTAATGTGTTTCTGCAATAATTCATTATCGCTCCTTAATTATCTATAGATGAAAGCCAACGCTCCTTTAAGTTCTATGTGGATGTATGCATATTCATTTTCATGTATATTATGCTTTTGGGAAAATGCATTAGTTGCCCTCTAAACTAGTACTGAAAAGTCATTTGTACACCCTAACTTTGCGGGCGTGCCTCTACCCCACTAACCAATATCCCTTCTTGTGATCGATTTTAGCACTGTTGCTGTTATAGCACTTAACTGGAGGTGCGTGCTCAATTGGGGAGCAGCCAATAAAAGGTCTTTTGGATCCAAAATGGAGAAAAACAAAACAATGCCAAGACCTCCGTCAATCCGCTGTTCATCGATAGACGAAGCTCCCACCTTACATATCCATGGCACCCTAGCTAGCggttggccatagattttggatcCAGTTTCAACTATTTGTTTGGCATAGATTTTGGATAAGATTTTGAAAATTCATCTAAAAATTCTCAAGTTTCAAAAATTACAACTTCaaaaaactcaaattttcaaattttaaatttcaaGCAGGAGCTTAGATTGTGATGATACTTTGGACCTGTTCTGGGACACCTGTTCTCGACTGTTTTGGCATAACTTGTTACACCTTAATTGCCGGTAGTGATTGTGATGATACTTTGGACCTGTTCTGGGACACCTGTTCTCGACTGTTTTGGCATAACTTGTTACACCTTAATTGCCGGTCACTACTCAAGCATATTTATGGTTGTCATTCACTTAAATGCTTGAAAGATCTTTGTTGAGTTAGGTTGCCTACTTCAATTGTGTATAGCAATCATTCGATATTATGAACACATGGGAGTCACAGCCGTATACGACATTATCCGATGTTTCAATTTGATCAACCTAGGTTGTTTCATTAAAGAACTTTCCACCATTTAAGATATATTTAAAATGCTGTTCGTATTAGAAATGAAATCACATGGTATCACCAACTTATTTAGTTgctataaaaaatgaaaaatgcatTTACCAATTCTTTCTCATTAGCAAATAACCAGAAAACAATTGTTGACGTGGTCAACTTTCTATCACCAAAGACTTTCTTGCAAGTGTTTAGCACCTAACATTTCTTTTTATTCCCTGTCAATACTTCATTGGTATTGATCTGGTCCacatattatatactatataattGATTCTTGAAGCTTCTTGTAAGTTCTAAAACTTACTGATTGTGTATCTTCATTATTAATAAAACAATATGCAAGTTTGTCGCAACAACTTGTATATGAAGCAAAGTACCATAAACGTAACCAAAACTTTCCTTACTTTCAAAGAAAAGCAAGATATATATACATCATGAAACTAACCACAGTATCTTAATGCATTAGACATTATATCACCAAAATAATATTTGCTATACTGGTGAATTGAAACCCAAAACCCGAAACCCCAAAATTAACCATTGGTCATACATCTTTCTTTTACCTTCACAGGCAAACCTCCTTTCATTCTTAGAGTCAAAGATAACACATAATCAGGACACTTCCCCTTCTCCAACTGAACATCAAATTCAAACTTTTCTAACACAGAAGCTGCAATTGACTTCATCTGAATATAAGCCATATCTTTTCCAAGACACATTCTTGGTCCAGCATGAAACACTGGAAATTTAAATGGACTTTCTTGCTTATAAACTCCACTTTCATCAAGCCATCTTTCTGGTTTATACTCACCACAATCTTTCCCCCAAATGTTCTCCATTCTTCCCATGCTATAAGTTTGATAACTCATAAACCAATCTTTTCCAATAAAAGTTCCATCTGGTAAAATTTCATCTTTCAAACAAGACCTTGTATCAACTGGTACTGGTGGATATAGCCTCATCGCTTCTGAAATAGCTGCATGTAAATACTGCATTTCTCTTAAATCATCGAAATTATAAGCTTCACCAGTCTTTTTCCCATTTCTTCGACGAATTTGAACTAATTCATCTAGTATTTTTTCCCCTATATCTTTCCTTGAAGACAATATCCAAAAGAACCAAGTTAGAGCCGCTGATGTTGTGTCTCGACCAGCTAGGATGAAACTGATGACTATGTCCCTCAAGAATTTAGCTGAGAATTGATTAGTATCCCCCATGAACCTTGATAACAAGTCTTCATCTTTCTTCTCAGCTCGCTCTTCCAATCTTGAATTTATTATCTTATCCGCGAATTCATGTACAATCTTGATTGATTTTTGTAGCTTTTTCTCTGATCCAATGTTCAAGATTTTCTTGATTCTGTAAAGGAAGGGAATAGCATACATGAACCTACCCGAACTTAGAGTTGTTGCAATTTCGAAAGCTTGCATGAATTCACTTTCAGCTCCTCCTAAACAATTTGGATCCACATTGAATGCAAGCTTGATGATGTTATCAAATGCAAATCTTTCTAAGATGTCTTGAATGTCAATAATTCTATCCATTTTGCCTGCTTCTTCAAGAATTGGAATCAATCGTGTATGTATTTCCACCTGTTAtacataattaagtaaataaaagcaTTTCTTCTCGTGCTTAACATAAATGAAGGGACGAATCCTATATAATATCAAAACACATATACCATCACCTATAATCAAATAGAAGTAGTAGACCCACTTCAAGTCTAGTTTTTATTTAAAAAGAATTCTCCTGTGTCCCATACTCACTTTAAGGCCCAACTAATCCGGATTGTACTAGAAAGTCCCAATTTGAGATGTAAAATTTTCTCTATCAAAAGCGATTTCATTTCTAGGATTCAAATTCAAAACTTCTGATTAAGAATAGAGATATGCTTACCACCCTACTATAACCTTTGGTGGTAACAAAAATCACGTGTTATAGTTAAATAGCAAATAAAAGGGAAGAATATTGGTCTAAATTTACTCGTTTACAATATCAAATGTGCTAATTTTACACTTCATTATACTTTATGATTATTCATATCCTTGCATTGTATTTTGAGATCATTCATATCCTTGCTATTAGCAAATTCCATGGTACTTTTAATGGAGCTCTAATAGCTCTAATATGGACTGAGTGGATTTCACGTGCCAAAATACATCCTAAAAGGTAGAAATTTACCTTATGTATGTTTTTGACTATTATTTAAAATTACCTATCAttgtactatgagtattttaagaTTTTTCCTAAATTGAAGTATCTCATCTCTGAACTATTAAATTTTGAGTTCAAGTATTATGTATTGACGATGGAAAGTATTTACACAACCATGTCAAGTAGGAAGTAATTACCAGTAAATCCTTTTTATCAACAATAACTTAATTAAAATGATAACTAACCTAACATCATAACTTAAGCTATCTTTCCCTATATGTAACTATTATCATAGGTTAAACTCCACTATCATTGTATTTAACTTAAATCTGAAATAAAAGATTTAGAGTAAAGGGTGACACATCAACATTACCTGTGCAGTTTCCATGACAAAATTCCTTAGAGATCTCGTACTAAATTCATAACTAGCAGATTTCCTTTGTATTCTCCAAATTTCACCATCAACATTAAAGATACCATCACCAAGAAAATCTTCAAGCCTAGTATAAAATCTTTGTCCTTTAGGAAAATTCTCAAAATTTGTCTTCAACATATGTTCAACATTAAGTGGATTTGCCGTCATAACACCATGAACATTTCCAGGACGGTAGAACACGGCAGTGTTAGTAGGACAAGTAGATAATACGTCAGTAGTCCATTCAAGAAAACGGTGACGGTTAAGTAGAAACTCTGGTAATGCTCCAACAAGTGGATAGATTTTGAAACCAGGTTTCTTGGCATTTTTTTTATTGAGAAATAGTAAGAAATAGTAGATGAAAAGAGATATGAAGATGGTGAAGATGAGCGTTTGAAGGGAGAAAAAATCCATGGTTGAGAATTTTCTAAAGGGATGGAAGAGGACGAAAATGATGGGATATGGACCAGTATAAGTGTAAAGTgaagaaaaatgttttttttttttgagttgttCAATATGCTCGTGActcttaatttatttatttttattaaaaagTATTGCTTAAGGATTGCTTGTTTCAAATTAAGGAATACGACATGGTTTATCCGGATATTTTTTTGACTATCATAGCAAAATGCTGACACTGATAATATTTTTTCCGTTCAATTTATGTGACGCTTTTCAGATTTTAAAATTCCAACGAGTTTTTCTTtgacacatttttttttatatgtctttaaaatattttgaattgttaattattgtaaCTTATGATACTTTTTACgaagttttcaaatatgtaaattttatttcaataaatttaaattttttatgtCCGAATCCATGATAAAAATTAAGAGGTTGACTCTCGAAAACTGAAGTGTGccgcataaattgggacaaagggagtatttaatataacataatataaaaattaatttCAAAGAAAATT is drawn from Lycium barbarum isolate Lr01 chromosome 8, ASM1917538v2, whole genome shotgun sequence and contains these coding sequences:
- the LOC132607580 gene encoding cytochrome P450 CYP94D108 is translated as MDFFSLQTLIFTIFISLFIYYFLLFLNKKNAKKPGFKIYPLVGALPEFLLNRHRFLEWTTDVLSTCPTNTAVFYRPGNVHGVMTANPLNVEHMLKTNFENFPKGQRFYTRLEDFLGDGIFNVDGEIWRIQRKSASYEFSTRSLRNFVMETAQVEIHTRLIPILEEAGKMDRIIDIQDILERFAFDNIIKLAFNVDPNCLGGAESEFMQAFEIATTLSSGRFMYAIPFLYRIKKILNIGSEKKLQKSIKIVHEFADKIINSRLEERAEKKDEDLLSRFMGDTNQFSAKFLRDIVISFILAGRDTTSAALTWFFWILSSRKDIGEKILDELVQIRRRNGKKTGEAYNFDDLREMQYLHAAISEAMRLYPPVPVDTRSCLKDEILPDGTFIGKDWFMSYQTYSMGRMENIWGKDCGEYKPERWLDESGVYKQESPFKFPVFHAGPRMCLGKDMAYIQMKSIAASVLEKFEFDVQLEKGKCPDYVLSLTLRMKGGLPVKVKERCMTNG
- the LOC132607579 gene encoding bZIP transcription factor 17-like, which gives rise to MGDDSIPAHPLNVTGDEFDGLPVPPLDPTYFTQHMNAPDQDFPMEFQQHDFMLDDLDFDLSFDDFFLNPPNTDDDDAFLNPNYLADCVGSDQGSDPDQKDPNWLGQPASQSIGDFDDSKGILPPGSNSGQINPNCQLIGDFDNSSRDLKSSSAELSNFAGNQADGGVMVMDTSSPELRQSSNSSGVSIGVSPLLDQVSGDVSGYLNVPSPESNGSNHEGSLESRSDNKGLSDAKVLNYHSPESQGSGNCGSNLSEGLNYLSDSNKSVHSSPNLGNNSIKSGVVEQKFKLDGVNANICNSTSSSLLKRKKVSEDSNTVSKLQKSPNFSLSDNVNNDEDEKKIARLIRNRESAQLSRQRKKHYVEELEDKVRMMHSTIQDLNAKISYMMAENATLRGQMGGSGVPPQVPPPPGMYPQTPVMYPWMPYAPPYMMKPQGSQVPLVPIPKLKPQSAVATPKSSKKVEKKKSEVKTKKVASISFLGVLFFMLLFGGLVPLLNVRYGGTREPFLSGDSFGSGFYEKHHGRVLSVDGPVNGSGYSGKYGGKDYSSHCGPGGRVESNQQNINKAADEFVHVGNGSDPLAASLYVPRNDKLVKIDGNLIIQSVLASEKAMASHGSADKNNKETGLAVPGDLAPAIPGSHPRLYRGQRALGSGEKENAKSTMQQWFLEGVAGPLLSSGMCTEVFQFDVSSSAPGGIVPATNARNLSIEERQNDTRVHRNRRILNGPSVSLSSSSHNISKEQTGKQENLSGNKSLSSMVVSVLVDPREAGDGDGDGMMGPKSLSRIFVVVLIDSVKYVTYSCMLPFKGSAPLVTT